The following are encoded together in the Humulus lupulus chromosome 5, drHumLupu1.1, whole genome shotgun sequence genome:
- the LOC133778464 gene encoding general transcription and DNA repair factor IIH helicase subunit XPB1 yields the protein MGHGDHKGRPHKKHKSSAKEEHRNPFVEDEGGYFGDEGDDDLREGEGKKRDFTKLELKPDHANRPLWACADGRIFLETFSPLYKQAYDFLIAIAEPVCRPESMHEYNLTPHSLYAAVSVGLETETIIAVLNKLSKTKLPKEMIDFIHGSTANYGKVKLVLKKNRYFVESPFPEVLKNLLKDEIISRARIISEGVNGNDGFTISKSMGEMVNGHDGLLNEAEIAAAAEEKETHSFEVDPSQVENVKQRCLPNALNYPMLEEYDFRNDTVNPDLDMELKPQAQPRPYQEKSLSKMFGNGRARSGIIVLPCGAGKSLVGVSAASRIKKSCLCLATNAVSVDQWAFQFRLWSTIREDQICRFTSDSKERFRGNAGVVVTTYNMVAFGGKRSEESEKIIEEIRNREWGLLLMDEVHVVPAHMFRKVISITKSHCKLGLTATLVREDERITDLNFLIGPKLYEANWLDLVKGGFIANVQCAEVWCPMTKEFFAEYLKKENSKKKQALYVMNPNKFRACEFLIRFHEQQRGDKIIVFADNLFALTEYAMKLRKPMIYGATSHVERTKILEAFKTSRDVNTIFLSKVGDNSIDIPEANVIIQISSHAGSRRQEAQRLGRILRAKGKLQDRMAGGKEEYNAFFYSLVSTDTQEMYYSTKRQQFLIDQGYSFKVITSLPPTDSGPELSYHRLEEQLSLLSKVLSAGDDAVGLEQLEEDADDIALHKGRRSMGSMSAMSGANGMVYMEYSTGRRLAGQGQLKSNKPKDPAKRHHLFKKRFT from the exons ATGGGACACG GTGATCATAAGGGCCGACCCCATAAGAAGCACAAATCATCGGCAAAG GAAGAGCATAGGAATCCATTTGTGGAAGACGAAGGTGGTTATTTTGGGGATGAAGGGGACGACGATTTGCGCGAAG GTGAGGGGAAAAAGAGGGATTTTACCAAATTAGAGTTGAAACCTGACCACGCCAATAGGCCATTGTGGGCTTGCGCTGATGGACGCATTTTCCTTGAAACGTTCTCACCTTTGTATAAACAAGCTTATGATTTTCTTATTGCCATTGCCGAACCAGTTTGCAG GCCAGAATCTATGCACGAATACAACTTGACACCGCATTCGTTGTATGCTGCGGTGTCTGTTGGTCTAGAAACTGAGACAATCATAGCTGTTTTGAATAAACTGTCTAAGACTAAGCTTCCAAAAGAAATGATAGACTTCATACATGGTTCCACGGCCAATTATGGCAAAGTGAAGCTCGTTCTTAAGAAGAACAGGTACTTTGTTGAATCCCCATTCCCAGAG GTGCTAAAGAATTTGCTCAAGGATGAAATTATATCTCGAGCAAGGATTATTTCTGAG GGTGTGAATGGAAATGATGGATTTACTATTAGCAAAAGTATGGGTGAGATGGTAAATGGTCATGATGGGTTGCTGAATGAAGCAGAAATTGCAGCTGCAGCCGAAGAAAAAGAAACTCACTCATTTGAAGTTGATCCTTCACAG GTTGAAAATGTCAAGCAACGTTGCTTGCCGAATGCTCTAAATTATCCCATGTTAGAGGAGTATGACTTCAGAAATGATACT GTCAATCCGGACCTTGACATGGAGCTGAAGCCTCAAGCACAACCCAGACCATATCAGGAAAAGAGCTTGAGTAAAATGTTTGGAAATG GAAGGGCTAGATCTGGTATTATTGTGCTGCCTTGTGGTGCTGGAAAATCTTTAGTTGGTGTTTCTGCAGCCAGTCGAATTAAAAAGAGCTGTCTCTGTTTAGCAACTAATGCTGTGTCTGTGGATCAGTGGGCATTTCAGTTTAGGCTCTGGTCAACCATTCGAGAGGATCAAATTTGTCGTTTTACATCTGATAGCAAAGAAAGATTCCGTGGTAATGCTGGAGTGGTTGTAACAACATATAACATGGTTGCTTTTGGTGGAAAACGGTCCGAAGAATCGGaaaagattattgaagaaataaGAAACAGAGAATGGGGATTACTGCTTATGGACGAG GTGCACGTTGTTCCTGCACACATGTTTAGAAAAGTCATTAGCATCACTAAATCTCACTGCAAGCTTGGGCTCACTG CCACACTGGTGAGAGAGGATGAGAGGATTACAGATCTGAATTTTCTTATTGGTCCCAAATTGTATGAAGCAAATTGGTTGGATTTGGTAAAAGGTGGATTTATTGCGAATGTACAGTGCGCTGAAGTGTGGTGTCCAATGACGAAGGAGTTTTTTGCGGAATATTTAAAGAAAGAAAACTCCAAGAAAAAACAG GCACTCTATGTGATGAATCCAAACAAGTTTAGGGCATGTGAGTTTCTCATACGGTTTCATGAACAACAACGTGGGGATAAGATAATTGTTTTTGCTGACAACCTATTTGCACTCACGGAGTATGCTATGAAACTCCGCAAACCGATGATCTATGGTGCTACCAG CCACGTTGAGAGGACAAAAATTCTTGAAGCTTTCAAAACTAGTCGGGATGTAAACACCATCTTTCTCTCGAAG GTTGGTGATAATTCTATAGATATTCCTGAGGCCAACGTGATCATTCAGATTTCGTCCCATGCTGGTTCAAGGCGTCAGGAAGCTCAGCGTCTGGGTCGTATTCTTAGGGCTAAG GGTAAGCTTCAGGATAGGATGGCAGGAGGTAAAGAAGAGTACAACGCATTCTTTTATTCCCTTGTGTCAACTGACACACAG GAGATGTACTATTCAACTAAAAGACAGCAGTTCTTGATCGATCAAGGTTATAGTTTCAAG gtgatcaCGAGTTTGCCTCCAACTGATTCGGGACCTGAGCTGAGCTATCATCGCCTCGAAGAACAACTATCTCTTCTCTCAAAA GTGTTGAGTGCCGGTGATGACGCAGTCGGGTTAGAGCAATTGGAAGAAGATGCAGATGACATAGCCCTCCATAAAGGCCGTCGTTCTATGGGATCAATGAGTGCCATGTCAGGTGCAAATGGAATGGTCTACATGGAGTACAG TACCGGGCGCAGACTTGCTGGGCAAGGACAGCTCAAGAGCAACAAGCCCAAAGATCCAGCCAAGCGGCATCATCTGTTTAAAAAACGTTTTACCTGA